In Gouania willdenowi chromosome 17, fGouWil2.1, whole genome shotgun sequence, one DNA window encodes the following:
- the LOC114479084 gene encoding myosin-7-like isoform X1, which produces MGDAEMSVFGNAAQYLRKSEKERMEASTRTFDIKKECFVPDPVEEFVKATIISRDGDKVTVETQNGKTLTVKDTQVLQQNPPKFDKIEDMAMLTFLHEPAVLFNLKERYAAWMIYTYSGLFCVTVNPYKWLPVYDKEVVVAYRGKKRSEAPPHIFSISDNAYQYMLADRENQSILITGESGAGKTVNTKRVIQYFASIAAGSSKKDAAAKDKGTLEDQIIQANPALEAFGNAKTIRNDNSSRFGKFIRIHFDTRGKLASADIETYLLEKSRVIFQLRAERDYHIFYQILSNKKPELLEMLLITNNPYDYSFISQGETQVASIDDAEELMATDNAFDVLGFTQEEKNSVYKLTGAIMHHGNMKFKLRPREEQAEADGTEDADKVAYLMGLNSADLIKGLCHPRVKVGNEWVTKGQNVAQVNYSVGALSKSVYEKMFLWMVVRINQSLETKQPRQYFIGVLDIAGFEIFDFNTFEQLCINFTNEKLQQFFNHHMFVLEQEEYKKEGIEWTFIDFGMDLQACIDLIEKPMGIMSILEEECMFPKASDTTFKAKLYDNHLGKSGNFQKPRIIKGKPEAHFALMHYAGTVDYNINNWLVKNKDPLNETVVGLYQKSNLKLLNTLFANYAGADSAVGEAAEGQKGKKKKGSSFQTVSALHRENLNKLMTNLRSTHPHFVRCIIPNETKTPGAMENPLVMHQLRCNGVLEGIRICRKGFPNRILYGDFKQRYRILNPAAIPEGQFIDSRKGAEKLLGSLDIDHNQYKFGHTKVFFKAGLLGLLEEMRDERLSKIITAIQARSRGLLSRIEYQKMVERRDALLVIQWNIRSFMGVKNWPWMKLFFKIKPLLRSAEAEKEMANIKEEFLKLKEAYAKSEARRKELEEKMVSLLQEKNDLQLQVQAEQDNLCDAEERCEGLIKNKIQLEAKAKELTERLEDEEEINAELTAKKRKLEDECSELKKDIDDLELTLAKVEKEKHATENKVKNLVEEMAGLDEIIAKLTKEKKALQEAHQQTLDDLQSEEDKVNTLTKLKAKLEQQVDDLEGSLEQEKKIRMDLERAKRKLEGDLKLTQESVMDLENDKQQLEEHLKKKDFEISQLNSKIEDEQAIILQLQKKLKELHARVEELEEELEAERAARAKVEKQRADLTRELEEISERLEEAGGATSAQIEMNKKREAEFQKLRRDLEEATLAHEATAATLRKKQADSVADLGEQIDNLQRVKQKLEKEKSELRLELDDVVSNMEHIVKSKTILEKTCRTLEDQNNEYRIKCDEYQRSLNDFTTSKAKVQAENDELSRQMEEKESLISQLTRGKNSYNQQLEDIKRQLDEEIKAKNALAHALQSARHDCDLLREQYEEEQEAKGELQRGMSKANTEVAQWRTKYETDAIQRTEELEEAKKKLAQRLQDAEEAVEAVHAKCSSLEKTKHRLQNEIEDLMVDVERSNAAAAALDKKQRNFDKVLSEWKQKYEECQCELESSQKEARTLSTELFKLKNSYEEAIEHLETLKRENKNLQEEISDLTEQLGEGGKAIHEMEKARKQLDQEKGEVQLALEEAEASLEHEEGKILRAQLEFNQIKADIERKLSEKDEEMEQIKRNQQRTIDTLQSSLEAECRSRNEALRLKKKMEGDLNEMEIQLSKANRQAAEAQKQLKAVHAHLKDAQLQLDDALRANDDLKENMAMVDRRNTLLQAEVEELRASLEQTERSRKLADQELLDVTERVQLLHSQNTSLINQKKKLESDTVQLQTEVEEAVQECRNAEEKAKKAITDAAMMAEELKKEQDTSSHLERMKKNMEQTIKDLQHRLDEAEQIAMKGGKKQIQKLESRVRELESEVEMEQKRSTEAVKGARKYERRIKELTYQTEEDRKNIARLQDLVDKLQLKVKAYKRSAEEAEEQANTHLSKFRKLQHEMDEAEERADIAETQVNKLRAKSRDVGSKKGFDEE; this is translated from the exons ATGGGCGATGCAGAGATGTCTGTGTTTGGGAATGCGGCCCAATACCTGAGGAAGTCAGAGAAGGAGCGAATGGAGGCATCCACGCGTACCTTTGATATAAAGAAGGAATGCTTTGTGCCCGATCCGGTGGAGGAGTTTGTGAAGGCAACCATCATAAGCCGAGATGGAGACAAAGTTACTGTGGAGACACAGAATGGAAAG acTTTGACAGTCAAGGACACACAGGTTCTGCAACAGAACCCGCCAAAGTTTGACAAGATAGAAGACATGGCCATGCTGACCTTTCTCCATGAGCCCGCTGTGCTGTTTAATCTCAAAGAGCGTTATGCAGCATGGATGATCTAC ACCTACTCTGGGCTGTTCTGTGTGACTGTCAACCCCTACAAGTGGCTGCCAGTCTATGACAAGGAGGTGGTTGTTGCCTACAGGGGAAAGAAGAGGAGTGAAGCTCCTCCTCACATCTTCTCTATTTCTGACAACGCCTACCAGTACATGCTGGCAG ACCGGGAAAACCAATCAATCCTGATCAC TGGAGAATCTGGTGCAGGAAAAACTGTCAACACAAAGAGGGTCATCCAGTATTTTGCAAGTATTGCAGCTGGAAGTTCAAAGAAAGACGCTGCTGCAAAAGACAag GGAACCCTGGAGGATCAAATCATTCAGGCTAACCCTGCTCTGGAGGCTTTTGGTAATGCTAAGACCATCAGGAATGACAACTCCTCCAGATTT GGAAAATTCATTCGAATTCATTTTGACACCAGAGGGAAATTAGCCTCTGCTGATATTGAAACAT ACCTTTTAGAGAAGTCTCGAGTAATCTTCCAGCTCAGAGCTGAGAGAGATTACCACATTTTTTACCAGATTCTGTCTAACAAGAAACCTGAACTCCTAG AGATGCTGCTGATCACAAACAATCCATATGACTACAGCTTCATCTCTCAGGGGGAAACCCAAGTGGCCTCAATCGATGATGCAGAGGAACTGATGGCGACAGAT AATGCCTTTGATGTTTTGGGCTTCactcaagaagaaaaaaactcagtGTACAAGCTGACTGGTGCCATCATGCACCACGGTAATATGAAATTCAAGTTGCGGCCTCGGGAGGAGCAGGCAGAGGCTGACGGCACTGAAG ATGCTGACAAAGTAGCATATCTGATGGGCCTGAACTCTGCTGACCTCATCAAAGGTCTGTGTCACCCAAGAGTCAAAGTAGGAAACGAGTGGGTCACCAAGGGACAAAATGTCGCCCAA GTGAATTATTCCGTTGGAGCTTTATCCAAATCTGTGTACGAGAAGATGTTTTTATGGATGGTGGTGAGAATCAACCAGTCCTTGGAGACCAAACAGCCTCGTCAGTACTTCATTGGTGTGCTGGATATCGCTGGGTTTGAGATCTTTGAT TTCAACACCTTTGAGCAGCTCTGCATCAACTTCACCAATGAAAAACTGCAGCAGTTCTTCAACCACCACATGTTTGTGCTGGAGCAAGAAGAATACAAGAAAGAAGGCATTGAATGGACTTTCATTGATTTTGGTATGGATCTTCAGGCCTGTATTGACCTGATTGAGAAA CCTATGGGCATCATGTCCATCCTTGAAGAGGAGTGCATGTTCCCCAAAGCCTCTGACACCACCTTCAAAGCCAAGCTTTATGATAATCATCTGGGAAAATCAGGAAACTTCCAAAAGCCCAGAATCATCAAAGGAAAACCAGAGGCTCATTTTGCCCTGATGCACTACGCTGGGACTGTTGATTATAACATCAACAACTGGTTGGTAAAAAACAAagaccctctgaatgagactGTCGTCGGGCTCTACCAGAAGTCAAACCTTAAGCTGCTCAATACACTCTTTGCAAACTATGCAGGAGCTGATTCAG CAGTGGGCGAAGCTGCTGAAGGtcaaaaagggaagaaaaagaAGGGATCATCATTTCAGACCGTGTCTGCTCTCCACAGG GAGAACTTAAACAAGTTAATGACCAACTTGAGGTCCACTCACCCTCACTTTGTGCGCTGCATCATCCCGAATGAGACCAAGACTCCTGGGGCCATGGAGAACCCTCTGGTGATGCACCAGCTGCGCTGTAACGGTGTGCTGGAAGGCATCAGGATCTGCAGGAAGGGATTCCCCAATAGGATCCTTTATGGAGATTTCAAACAGAG ATATCGAATCCTGAATCCTGCTGCCATCCCAGAAGGCCAGTTCATTGACAGCAGGAAGGGGGCTGAGAAACTTCTTGGGTCTTTAGATATTGACCACAACCAATACAAGTTTGGACATACCAAG GTATTCTTTAAAGCTGGACTGCTAGGCCTCCTCGAGGAGATGAGAGATGAACGTCTCTCTAAAATAATTACTGCAATTCAAGCCAGGTCCCGTGGCCTTTTGTCTCGCATTGAATATCAGAAGATGGTTGAACGCAG AGATGCCTTATTAGTAATCCAGTGGAACATCCGCTCCTTCATGGGGGTCAAGAATTGGCCCTGGATGAAACTGTTCTTTAAGATCAAACCCCTGTTGCGCTCTGCTGAGGCAGAAAAGGAGATGGCCAACATTAAGGAGGAATTCCTGAAGCTAAAAGAGGCTTATGCAAAATCTGAAGCTCGGAGAAAAGAGCTGGAGGAGAAAATGGTCTCTCTTCTTCAAGAGAAAAATGACCTGCAACTCCAAGTCCAGGCT GAGCAAGACAATCTTTGTGATGCAGAAGAAAGATGTGAGGGgttgatcaaaaataaaatccaactGGAAGCTAAAGCTAAAGAGCTGACAGAAAGACtggaagatgaggaggagattAATGCTGAATTAACAGCTAAAAAGAGAAAACTGGAGGACGAATGCTCAGAACTGAAAAAGGACATTGATGATTTGGAGTTGACTTTGGCAAAAGTGGAGAAAGAGAAGCATGCCACAGAGAACAAG GTTAAAAACCTGGTTGAGGAAATGGCTGGTCTGGATGAAATcattgctaagctaaccaaagaGAAGAAAGCCTTACAGGAGGCTCATCAGCAAACACTGGATGACCTACAGAGTGAAGAAGACAAAGTCAACACTCTGACAAAGCTCAAGGCTAAGTTGGAGCAACAAGTAGATGAT cttgAAGGATCTCTagaacaagagaaaaaaatccGGATGGATCTTGAGCGAGCTAAGAGAAAGCTGGAGGGAGATTTAAAGTTGACCCAGGAGTCCGTAATGGACCTGGAAAATGACAAACAACAGCTGGAAGAGCACCTAAAGAA AAAAGACTTTGAGATCAGCCAGCTGAACAGCAAAATTGAAGATGAACAGGCCATAATCCTTCAACTTCAGAAGAAGCTGAAAGAACTCcac GCTCGTGTTGAGGAGCTGGAGGAAGAGCTCGAAGCAGAGCGAGCTGCCCGAGCTAAGGTGGAGAAGCAGAGAGCAGACTTGACCAGAGAGTTGGAGGAGATCAGTGAAAGGCTGGAAGAGGCTGGAGGAGCAACAAGTGCTCAGATCGAGATGAACAAGAAGAGGGAAGCCGAATTTCAGAAGCTCCGCAGAGACCTTGAAGAGGCTACTCTGGCACATGAAGCCACTGCAGCCACACTGAGGAAGAAACAGGCCGACAGCGTTGCTGACCTTGGAGAGCAGATAGACAACCTGCAGAGAGTCAAACAGAAACTGGAGAAAGAGAAGAGTGAGCTCAGACTTGAGCTGGATGATGTGGTCTCCAATATGGAACATATCGTCAAGTCAAAG ACTATTTTGGAGAAGACGTGCAGAACTTTGGAGGATCAGAACAATGAGTACAGAATCAAATGTGACGAATACCAAAGATCCCTTAATGACTTCACAACTAGCAAAGCGAAGGTTCAAGCCGAGAATG ATGAACTTTCAAGGCAGATGGAAGAAAAAGAATCTCTCATCTCTCAACTGACGAGAGGCAAGAATTCCTACAATCAGCAACTTGAAGATATTAAGAGACAGCTTGATGAGGAAATAAAA GCCAAGAATGCATTAGCCCATGCACTGCAGTCTGCTCGTCATGACTGCGATCTTCTCAGAGAGCAGtatgaggaggagcaggaggccAAGGGTGAACTGCAGAGAGGCATGTCCAAAGCCAACACTGAGGTGGCTCAGTGGAGAACCAAGTACGAAACTGATGCCATCCAGAGGACTGAAGAACTGGAGGAGGCCAA GAAGAAGCTGGCTCAGCGTCTGCAGGATGCAGAAGAGGCTGTTGAAGCTGTACATGCTAAATGTTCCTCTTTGGAGAAGACCAAACACAGACTCCAGAATGAGATTGAAGATCTCATGGTGGATGTGGAGAGGtctaatgctgctgctgctgctctggacAAGAAGCAAAGAAACTTTGATAAA GTCCTTTCTGAATGGAAGCAGAAATATGAGGAGTGCCAATGTGAGCTGGAGAGCTCCCAAAAGGAGGCTAGGACTCTGAGCACAGAGCTCTTCAAACTGAAGAACTCTTACGAGGAAGCTATTGAACATCTGGAGACCTTGAAGAGAGAGAACAAAAATCTCCAGG AGGAAATTTCTGACCTCACTGAGCAACTTGGAGAGGGAGGAAAAGCCATTCATGAAATGGAAAAGGCCAGAAAACAACTGGACCAAGAAAAGGGTGAGGTTCAGTTGGCCCTTGAAGAAGCCGAG GCTTCTCTCGAGCACGAGGAAGGCAAGATTTTGAGAGCTCAGCTTGAATTCAATCAAATCAAAGCTGACATCGAACGCAAACTTTCTGAGAAAGATGAAGAGATGGAGCAGATCAAGAGGAACCAGCAGAGAACAATTGACACCCTGCAGAGCTCCCTGGAGGCTGAATGTCGGAGCAGGAACGAGGCTTTGCGCCTGAAAAAGAAGATGGAAGGAGATCTCAACGAGATGGAGATCCAGCTGAGCAAAGCCAACAGGCAGGCGGCCGAGGCCCAGAAGCAGCTTAAGGCTGTTCATGCACATCTGAAG GATGCTCAACTTCAGCTTGATGACGCCCTCAGAGCAAATGATGATCTGAAAGAGAACATGGCCATGGTTGATCGACGTAACACCTTGCTTCAGGCCGAAGTGGAAGAACTTCGAGCTTCACTGGAGCAAACTGAGCGAAGCCGCAAACTTGCTGATCAAGAGCTGCTGGATGTAACTGAGAGAGTGCAGTTACTGCACTCACAG AACACCAGTTTGATTAACCAAAAGAAGAAGTTGGAGTCGGATACAGTCCAGCTTCAGACTGAAGTGGAAGAAGCAGTGCAGGAGTGCAGAAATGCAGAGGAAAAAGCCAAGAAGGCCATCACTGACGCTGCTATGATGGCAGAGGAGCTGAAGAAAGAGCAGGACACCAGCTCTCACCTGGAGCGCATGAAGAAGAACATGGAGCAAACTATTAAAGACCTGCAGCATCGTCTGGATGAGGCTGAGCAGATCGCCATGAAGGGCGGCAAGAAGCAGATTCAGAAGCTGGAGAGCAGG GTGAGGGAGCTTGAAAGTGAAGTTGAAATGGAGCAGAAGAGAAGCACTGAAGCAGTTAAGGGCGCTCGTAAATATGAACGCCGCATCAAGGAACTTACCTACCAG ACTGAGGAGGACCGCAAGAATATTGCCAGACTCCAAGATTTGGTGGATAAGCTGCAGCTGAAAGTCAAAGCCTATAAGCGATCAGCTGAGGAGGCT GAGGAACAGGCTAATACTCATCTTAGCAAATTCCGTAAACTGCAGCATGAGATGGATGAAGCAGAAGAAAGAGCTGATATAGCTGAGACACAGGTCAACAAGTTGCGAGCAAAGAGCCGTGATGTTGGCTCAAAG AAAGGCTTTGATGAGGAGTGA